The Streptomyces sp. HSG2 genome has a segment encoding these proteins:
- a CDS encoding TnsA-like heteromeric transposase endonuclease subunit, whose protein sequence is MGDAASAKIPSDSSHLGQLVTVYDGDAGVRDRLRLGDDWARRWSSTWHVGDGDACWPVRDMAQVPVMSSRPMRGFTWRAKQGHRPGLEAMASTDRQHGFESLEETRLLVALDFLRASEVLSQPFRLDFEHAGGHAWHIPDFLAVFGGGMWLLDVRPMNLIKEEDALKFAAAREVAAACGWRYSVVAGWRPHVWSLLDHMSSRRRPARDLLGMRDQLLSAIGGQQGPVMTFAELADATSVPSVGRANIVRLLWQRKLGVDLGSPLRDSSLIWAA, encoded by the coding sequence ATGGGCGATGCAGCGAGCGCGAAGATCCCGTCGGATTCAAGTCATCTGGGCCAACTCGTCACGGTGTACGACGGGGATGCCGGGGTACGGGATCGGCTGCGGCTCGGGGATGACTGGGCACGTCGGTGGAGCTCGACATGGCACGTGGGCGACGGCGATGCCTGCTGGCCGGTCCGGGACATGGCTCAGGTGCCAGTGATGTCGTCCCGCCCGATGCGGGGGTTCACATGGCGGGCGAAGCAGGGGCACCGCCCCGGCCTGGAGGCGATGGCCTCAACGGACAGGCAGCACGGCTTCGAGTCCCTGGAGGAGACGCGCCTGCTGGTCGCGCTGGACTTCTTGAGGGCATCGGAGGTGCTGTCGCAGCCGTTCCGGCTGGACTTCGAGCATGCGGGCGGACATGCCTGGCACATCCCGGACTTCCTAGCCGTGTTCGGCGGCGGGATGTGGCTGCTGGACGTCCGCCCAATGAATCTGATCAAGGAAGAGGACGCGCTGAAGTTCGCGGCGGCCAGGGAAGTGGCGGCCGCCTGCGGCTGGCGGTACTCAGTGGTCGCCGGCTGGCGACCGCATGTCTGGAGCCTCCTTGATCACATGTCTTCGCGCCGGCGGCCGGCGAGGGACCTGCTGGGCATGCGCGACCAGTTGCTCTCCGCCATCGGCGGGCAGCAGGGGCCGGTGATGACGTTCGCCGAGTTGGCGGACGCGACCAGCGTGCCTTCCGTTGGCCGGGCGAACATCGTCCGGCTGCTCTGGCAGCGCAAGCTCGGCGTGGACCTGGGCAGTCCTCTGCGGGACAGCTCGCTGATCTGGGCGGCGTGA
- the argC gene encoding N-acetyl-gamma-glutamyl-phosphate reductase, translating into MTVRAAVAGASGYAGGELLRLLLAHPEVEIGALTGNTNAGQPLGGLQPHLIPLAERVLEPTTPGVLAGHDVVFLALPHGQSAAVASGLDAATLVVDLGADFRLRDAGDWEAYYGSPHAGTWPYGLPELPGARAALAGAKRVAVPGCFPTAVSLALAPAYAAGLVRPEAVVVASSGTSGAGKALKPGLLGSEVMGSMSPYGVGGVHRHTPEMIQNLSEAAGERVTVSFTPTLAPMSRGILATCSAGATSGVTAESLRAAYRRAYADEPFVHLLPEGRWPATGSVNGSNAVQVQVVHDDSADRVVAISAIDNLAKGTAGGAVQSMNLALGLDETLGLTTIGVAP; encoded by the coding sequence ATGACGGTACGTGCGGCGGTCGCCGGAGCGAGCGGCTACGCGGGCGGAGAGTTGCTGCGTCTCCTGCTCGCCCACCCCGAGGTCGAGATCGGCGCGCTCACCGGCAACACCAACGCCGGGCAGCCGCTCGGCGGGCTCCAGCCGCACCTGATCCCGCTGGCTGAGAGGGTGCTGGAGCCGACCACCCCGGGCGTGCTCGCCGGTCACGACGTCGTCTTCCTGGCGCTGCCCCACGGGCAGTCCGCGGCCGTGGCCTCCGGGCTCGACGCGGCCACGCTGGTCGTCGACCTCGGTGCCGACTTCCGTCTCCGCGACGCCGGGGACTGGGAGGCCTACTACGGCTCCCCGCACGCCGGCACCTGGCCCTACGGCCTGCCCGAACTGCCGGGTGCCCGCGCGGCGCTGGCGGGCGCCAAGCGGGTCGCGGTGCCCGGTTGTTTCCCGACCGCGGTGTCCCTGGCGCTGGCGCCCGCCTACGCGGCGGGGCTGGTCCGGCCCGAGGCCGTGGTCGTCGCCTCCTCGGGCACGTCCGGCGCCGGCAAGGCGCTCAAGCCGGGTCTGCTGGGGAGCGAGGTGATGGGTTCCATGTCGCCCTACGGCGTCGGCGGCGTCCACCGCCACACCCCCGAGATGATCCAGAATCTCTCCGAGGCGGCCGGGGAGCGCGTCACGGTCTCCTTCACGCCCACCCTGGCCCCCATGTCGCGCGGCATCCTGGCGACCTGCAGTGCCGGGGCGACGAGCGGCGTCACGGCCGAGTCGCTGCGCGCGGCCTACCGTCGCGCCTACGCCGACGAGCCCTTCGTCCACCTGCTCCCCGAGGGGCGATGGCCCGCGACCGGGTCCGTCAACGGCTCCAATGCCGTCCAGGTGCAGGTCGTGCACGACGACTCGGCGGACCGCGTGGTCGCGATCTCCGCGATCGACAACCTCGCCAAGGGAACGGCGGGCGGAGCGGTCCAGAGCATGAACCTGGCCCTCGGTCTCGACGAGACCCTGGGGCTGACGACGATCGGAGTCGCGCCGTGA
- the argJ gene encoding bifunctional glutamate N-acetyltransferase/amino-acid acetyltransferase ArgJ has protein sequence MSVTAAKGFTATGVAAGIKESGDLDLALVVNNGPLRAAAGVFTSNRVKAAPVLWSRQVLASGMLSAVVLNSGGANACTGPGGFQDTHATAERAADVLDVGAGEIAVCSTGLIGVRLPMERLLAGVETAAARLSEHGGERAALAIKTTDTTHKTAVVTGDGWTVGGMAKGAGMLAPGLATMLVVLTTDADVSAEELDRVLRDATRVTFDRVDSDGCMSTNDTVLLLASGSSGRTPVPRAFAEAVRAVCADLAGQLVRDAEGAGKDIRIDVVNAATEDDAVLVGRAVARNNLLKCAVHGEDPNWGRVLSAVGTTTAAFEPDRLNVAINDVWVCRNGGVGEDRDLVDMRYREVRIVVDLAAGDESATIWTNDLTADYVHENSAYST, from the coding sequence GTGAGTGTGACGGCCGCCAAGGGGTTCACGGCGACGGGCGTCGCCGCCGGGATCAAGGAGAGCGGCGACCTCGACCTGGCCCTCGTGGTCAACAACGGTCCTCTGCGGGCCGCGGCGGGTGTCTTCACCTCCAACCGGGTCAAGGCCGCGCCGGTCCTGTGGTCCCGGCAGGTCCTCGCCTCGGGGATGCTCTCCGCGGTCGTCCTCAACTCCGGAGGCGCCAACGCCTGCACGGGCCCGGGAGGGTTCCAGGACACCCACGCGACCGCCGAGCGGGCCGCCGACGTGCTCGATGTCGGCGCGGGCGAGATCGCCGTCTGCTCGACCGGCCTCATCGGTGTGCGCCTCCCCATGGAGCGGCTGCTCGCCGGTGTGGAGACCGCCGCGGCCAGGCTCTCCGAGCACGGCGGCGAAAGGGCCGCCCTGGCCATCAAGACCACCGACACCACGCACAAGACCGCCGTCGTCACCGGGGACGGCTGGACGGTCGGTGGCATGGCCAAGGGGGCGGGCATGCTCGCTCCCGGCCTGGCCACCATGCTCGTCGTCCTCACCACCGACGCCGACGTGTCGGCGGAGGAGCTCGACCGCGTCCTGCGGGACGCCACCAGGGTCACCTTCGACCGGGTCGACTCCGACGGGTGCATGTCCACCAACGACACGGTGCTCCTGCTCGCCTCGGGGTCCTCCGGCCGGACCCCCGTCCCCCGGGCCTTCGCCGAGGCCGTGCGGGCCGTGTGCGCCGATCTGGCCGGGCAGCTCGTCCGGGACGCGGAGGGGGCCGGCAAGGACATCCGGATCGACGTGGTGAACGCCGCCACCGAGGACGACGCCGTTCTGGTGGGCCGTGCCGTCGCCCGCAACAATCTCCTCAAGTGCGCCGTCCACGGCGAGGACCCGAACTGGGGGAGGGTCCTGTCGGCCGTCGGCACGACGACGGCCGCCTTCGAGCCCGACCGGCTGAACGTCGCCATCAACGACGTGTGGGTCTGCCGGAACGGCGGCGTCGGCGAGGACCGCGACCTGGTCGACATGCGCTACCGCGAGGTGCGCATCGTGGTCGACCTTGCCGCCGGCGACGAGTCCGCGACGATCTGGACCAACGACCTCACGGCGGACTACGTCCACGAGAACAGCGCCTACTCCACCTGA
- the argB gene encoding acetylglutamate kinase: MSLPRPDESPSATRRHTALPKARTLVEALPWLTRHHGKTVVVKFGGNAMVDEDLKAAFAQDIVFLRHAGLRPVVVHGGGPQISKALETHGIVSEFKAGLRVTTEEAMDVVRMVLAGRVQRELVGLLNRHGPLAVGLTGEDAHTMTATRHRPRVDGELVDIGRVGEITEIDTGAVEALLADGRIPVVSSIARSRDDHHVYNVNADTAAAALAAALGAETLMVLTDVEGLYENWPNSDEVISRLTASQLERLLPDLASGMVPKMRGCLHAVRNGVTTARVIDGRVAHSILLEIFTDEGIGTMVVPDDRHGGTA; encoded by the coding sequence ATGTCGCTTCCCCGACCGGACGAGTCCCCATCCGCCACCCGCCGACACACCGCCCTGCCCAAAGCACGCACCCTGGTCGAGGCGCTGCCCTGGCTCACCCGGCACCACGGCAAGACCGTCGTCGTCAAGTTCGGCGGCAACGCCATGGTGGACGAGGACCTCAAGGCGGCCTTCGCCCAGGACATCGTCTTCCTCCGACACGCCGGCCTGCGCCCCGTCGTCGTGCACGGCGGTGGCCCCCAGATCAGCAAGGCCCTCGAAACACACGGCATCGTCAGCGAGTTCAAGGCCGGTCTGAGAGTCACCACCGAGGAGGCCATGGACGTGGTGCGGATGGTGCTGGCCGGGCGGGTACAGCGCGAGTTGGTCGGGTTGCTGAACCGACACGGCCCGCTCGCCGTCGGCCTGACCGGCGAAGACGCGCACACGATGACCGCCACCCGGCACCGCCCCCGGGTCGACGGCGAACTCGTCGACATCGGCAGGGTCGGCGAGATCACCGAGATCGACACCGGCGCCGTCGAGGCCCTGCTCGCCGACGGCCGCATCCCGGTGGTCTCCTCCATCGCCCGCTCCCGCGACGACCACCACGTCTACAACGTCAACGCCGACACGGCCGCCGCCGCGCTCGCCGCGGCGCTGGGAGCCGAGACCCTCATGGTCCTCACCGACGTGGAGGGGCTCTACGAGAACTGGCCGAACAGCGACGAGGTGATCAGCCGTCTCACCGCCTCGCAGTTGGAACGGCTGCTGCCCGACCTGGCCAGCGGCATGGTGCCGAAGATGCGGGGGTGCCTGCACGCCGTGCGCAACGGTGTCACGACGGCCCGGGTCATCGACGGGCGCGTGGCCCACTCGATCCTGCTGGAGATCTTCACCGACGAGGGCATCGGCACCATGGTCGTGCCCGACGACCGACATGGAGGCACGGCGTGA